The proteins below are encoded in one region of Listeria swaminathanii:
- a CDS encoding PTS sugar transporter subunit IIB, protein MKNIMLMCNAGMSTSVLVRKMERVVEERNLELTIWAISETDFEKNWRKADAILLGPQVNYMKDKVIDTVGDNVSVAVIDIVDYGRMNGEKVLDLAISLL, encoded by the coding sequence ATGAAAAATATTATGCTGATGTGTAATGCAGGAATGTCTACAAGTGTTTTAGTGAGGAAAATGGAACGCGTTGTAGAAGAACGTAATTTAGAATTGACTATCTGGGCTATTTCAGAAACCGATTTCGAAAAAAATTGGCGTAAAGCTGATGCGATTTTACTTGGACCGCAAGTAAATTATATGAAAGATAAAGTAATAGACACAGTTGGTGATAATGTATCGGTGGCAGTTATTGATATCGTTGATTATGGCCGAATGAATGGTGAAAAAGTATTAGATTTAGCAATTAGTTTACTGTGA